The proteins below are encoded in one region of Fibrella aestuarina BUZ 2:
- the ffh gene encoding signal recognition particle protein, with product MFENLQSKLDKAFKTLKGQGRITEINVAATVKEVRRALTDADVNYKVAKDVTDRVKEKALDRKVLIAVEPGQLFVKIVQEELTDLMGGEAQPINLKGDPAVVLIAGLQGSGKTTFSGKLASYIKKQGRNVLLVACDIYRPAAIDQLKVLGEQVGVEVYSEPDNKNAVQIAQNAISHAKKTNKKIVIVDTAGRLAVDEAMMQEIEQVKKAINPSETLFVVDSMTGQDAVNTAKTFNDRLDFDGVVLTKLDGDARGGAALSIRAVVSKPIKFMSTGEKMEALDVFYPDRMASRILGMGDVISLVERAQQAFDDDEARRINAKMRKNQFDFNDFLSQLQQIKKMGNIKDLLGMIPGMGKMVKDLDLDNASFAPIEAIISSMTPKERERPDMIDKSRKRRIALGSGTSEQQVTNLLKQFDEMRKMMKKMNQMQASGKLAKMMK from the coding sequence GAACCTACAGAGTAAATTAGATAAAGCCTTTAAAACCCTGAAAGGGCAGGGGCGTATTACCGAAATCAACGTGGCCGCTACGGTGAAAGAAGTGCGCCGCGCCCTTACCGACGCCGACGTTAACTATAAAGTAGCTAAAGACGTGACGGATCGGGTGAAGGAAAAAGCCCTCGACCGGAAGGTATTGATTGCCGTAGAGCCGGGGCAACTGTTCGTGAAGATCGTGCAGGAAGAACTGACCGATCTGATGGGCGGTGAGGCCCAGCCGATCAACCTCAAGGGCGACCCGGCGGTGGTGCTGATCGCCGGTTTGCAGGGGTCGGGGAAGACTACGTTTTCGGGCAAGTTGGCCAGTTACATCAAAAAGCAGGGCCGGAATGTGCTGCTCGTTGCCTGCGACATCTACCGCCCGGCGGCCATCGATCAGTTGAAGGTGCTGGGTGAGCAGGTGGGTGTTGAGGTCTACAGCGAACCGGACAACAAGAACGCCGTTCAGATCGCACAGAACGCCATCAGCCACGCCAAAAAGACGAACAAAAAAATCGTGATCGTCGATACGGCCGGTCGGTTGGCCGTCGATGAGGCGATGATGCAGGAAATCGAGCAGGTCAAGAAAGCCATCAACCCCTCGGAAACGCTGTTTGTGGTCGACTCGATGACGGGGCAGGATGCCGTCAATACGGCCAAAACATTCAACGACCGCCTCGACTTCGACGGTGTGGTGCTGACCAAGCTCGACGGCGATGCCCGCGGTGGGGCGGCGCTCTCGATTCGGGCGGTGGTGAGCAAGCCAATCAAGTTTATGAGCACGGGCGAGAAAATGGAAGCCCTCGACGTGTTCTACCCTGATCGGATGGCCAGCCGGATTCTGGGTATGGGCGACGTGATCTCGCTGGTTGAACGGGCGCAACAGGCGTTCGACGACGATGAAGCGCGCCGCATCAACGCCAAGATGCGGAAGAACCAGTTCGACTTCAACGACTTCCTGAGCCAGTTGCAGCAGATCAAGAAGATGGGGAACATCAAAGATCTGCTCGGCATGATCCCCGGCATGGGCAAGATGGTGAAAGACCTCGATCTGGACAACGCCTCGTTTGCGCCCATCGAAGCCATCATCAGCTCAATGACGCCCAAAGAGCGCGAACGCCCCGACATGATCGACAAGAGCCGTAAGCGCCGTATCGCGCTGGGTTCAGGTACGTCGGAGCAGCAGGTGACGAATCTGCTGAAGCAGTTCGATGAGATGCGCAAGATGATGAAGAAAATGAACCAGATGCAGGCGTCGGGCAAGCTGGCCAAAATGATGAAATAA
- a CDS encoding S41 family peptidase yields the protein MLCKTRSVRALAIVATATTALLSSCKKDPVEVNPTGTTSTASTSYINNWILANMRDAYYWNDKIPANPNLALAPADFFKSLLNTYNATTNPQGDRFSWIQESAAELTASLNGETKTTGMDFTLILTAQGSTDVVGVVTYVLPGSPADLAGIKRNDLFYSVNGIALTTDQATLNKAFADESVPQTYGFAAIQNGAVVRTTTTKTVTPVVFQENPILKDSVYTVGTRKIGYLLYNQFVPGPNGSTAAAYDNQFKAIFGKFKTQGVNELILDLRYNGGGYVSSSIELASLIAKGISGQSKALYYRQEMNPTLMAQLQKDAGGLESLNKYFTPQANNIGNQLNRVYIITTHRTASASELVINGLRPYMTVNTIGSTSYGKNVGSITISDKTNTQNKWGLQPIVFRSFNKNNESDYWTGFTPTVAVNEPYGALVPLGDLRDPLLATAINHMNGLTTGGRQAATPDLTVGSSDDFKPGANNMFITDPIR from the coding sequence ATGCTCTGTAAAACGCGTTCGGTTCGCGCTTTGGCTATCGTGGCAACGGCCACTACGGCTCTCCTAAGTTCCTGCAAAAAAGACCCCGTCGAGGTTAACCCAACCGGTACGACCAGCACCGCCAGCACCAGTTACATCAACAACTGGATTCTGGCCAACATGCGGGATGCCTATTACTGGAACGACAAGATTCCGGCTAACCCTAATCTGGCGCTGGCCCCTGCCGACTTTTTCAAGTCGCTGCTCAATACGTATAATGCAACGACAAATCCGCAGGGAGACCGGTTTTCCTGGATCCAGGAAAGCGCCGCTGAACTGACGGCCTCGCTGAACGGCGAGACTAAAACCACAGGCATGGATTTTACGCTCATCCTGACCGCGCAGGGGTCGACCGATGTAGTGGGCGTGGTGACCTACGTACTGCCCGGCTCGCCCGCTGATCTGGCGGGAATCAAACGCAATGACCTGTTCTATTCCGTCAACGGGATTGCGCTGACGACCGATCAGGCCACGCTGAACAAAGCCTTTGCCGACGAGAGTGTGCCGCAGACGTATGGCTTTGCCGCCATACAGAACGGCGCCGTCGTGCGTACGACCACTACTAAAACCGTAACGCCCGTTGTGTTTCAGGAGAATCCGATTCTAAAAGATTCGGTCTACACTGTTGGTACTCGTAAGATCGGTTACTTGCTATATAACCAGTTTGTGCCTGGCCCTAATGGCTCAACGGCGGCTGCTTATGATAATCAGTTCAAAGCCATCTTCGGCAAGTTCAAGACGCAGGGGGTGAACGAGTTGATTCTCGATTTGCGCTACAATGGGGGTGGGTACGTTAGCTCATCCATCGAATTGGCCAGTTTGATTGCCAAGGGTATCAGCGGGCAATCGAAGGCCTTATACTACCGACAGGAAATGAACCCGACGCTTATGGCCCAACTCCAGAAAGACGCAGGCGGGCTGGAATCGCTCAATAAGTACTTTACCCCTCAGGCCAATAATATTGGTAATCAGCTAAACCGGGTTTACATCATTACGACGCATCGGACAGCATCGGCCAGCGAATTGGTTATCAACGGCCTACGGCCATACATGACGGTCAATACCATCGGGTCCACGTCTTACGGTAAGAATGTGGGCTCGATCACGATCAGTGACAAAACGAATACCCAGAACAAGTGGGGATTGCAGCCCATCGTGTTCCGGTCGTTCAACAAGAACAACGAATCGGATTACTGGACGGGCTTTACGCCGACGGTGGCGGTCAACGAGCCATACGGTGCACTGGTACCGCTGGGCGACCTTCGTGATCCCCTGCTGGCTACGGCGATCAACCACATGAACGGCCTCACAACGGGTGGTCGGCAGGCCGCTACCCCTGACCTGACGGTTGGGTCGTCGGATGATTTCAAGCCTGGTGCTAACAACATGTTTATCACTGACCCGATCCGGTAA
- a CDS encoding T9SS type A sorting domain-containing protein — protein sequence MKLLLFCAFVASLANETFGQSVLFQQDFNAGGTPTNYVSSTPNANQFNGINGPNGAVSIVNGALQFDRLVNGTTGHFSRTTDFSPTPTSLYIQFDFEVVSTTTVAGNSALVFYVGTAFSNGVGNPSNAETYARFGISFTGAGQAFAVRNIPSGGGGTNSATFTGKQQLTFVLNNTGYTVTYLQPGGGTKQLLNDQYDLWVGGTRVFSDQPVLTPTQTMTDFKLRIDDDIYAAIFQFDNFLIRDISGALPLTLTQFRGEAHHDQILLTWQTPNPLGLDALTVERRTESGAFVELGTLPVTDVPSEQRTYSFIDAHPLPGLNYYRLRQTGPGNAAMWSRPIEVRYEPNQPTLTLLTNPVTDGLIQVRTQGLDNPTYLLTNLSGQFIPCQQQQTPDGETTLLPQHPLPSGVYLLTVSNATHRLTRRLVIR from the coding sequence ATGAAACTACTGCTTTTTTGTGCCTTCGTGGCCTCGTTGGCCAATGAAACGTTCGGTCAGTCGGTCCTGTTTCAACAAGATTTTAACGCAGGCGGCACACCCACCAACTACGTGAGCAGCACGCCAAACGCCAACCAGTTTAACGGCATTAATGGCCCGAACGGAGCAGTTTCAATCGTAAACGGAGCGCTTCAATTTGATCGGCTAGTCAACGGCACGACCGGCCATTTCTCGCGCACGACCGACTTTTCGCCTACTCCCACATCGCTCTATATCCAGTTCGATTTCGAAGTGGTATCAACAACCACCGTCGCTGGCAATAGCGCGCTGGTGTTCTATGTGGGAACGGCGTTCAGCAACGGCGTAGGGAACCCATCCAATGCCGAGACGTATGCTCGATTCGGCATCAGCTTCACTGGGGCCGGGCAAGCCTTTGCCGTACGAAACATCCCCAGTGGGGGTGGCGGTACCAATTCGGCGACATTCACGGGAAAGCAGCAACTGACGTTTGTGCTCAATAACACTGGCTATACAGTCACGTACCTGCAACCGGGCGGTGGCACCAAACAACTGCTCAACGACCAGTATGATCTATGGGTTGGGGGCACCCGCGTGTTCAGCGACCAACCCGTGCTCACGCCCACGCAGACGATGACCGATTTTAAACTGCGCATCGACGACGACATTTATGCCGCTATTTTTCAGTTCGATAATTTCCTGATTCGTGACATCAGCGGGGCTTTACCATTGACGCTTACTCAATTTCGGGGCGAGGCCCACCATGACCAGATTCTGTTGACCTGGCAAACGCCAAACCCGCTCGGTCTCGATGCACTGACCGTCGAGCGCCGCACCGAATCGGGGGCTTTTGTCGAGCTGGGTACGTTGCCTGTCACCGACGTACCCAGCGAGCAACGTACCTACTCATTTATCGATGCCCATCCGCTGCCCGGCCTGAACTATTACCGTCTGCGCCAGACCGGTCCGGGTAACGCCGCGATGTGGAGCCGACCGATCGAGGTTCGGTACGAGCCAAATCAACCTACGCTTACGCTCCTTACTAATCCAGTCACCGACGGCCTTATTCAGGTACGTACCCAGGGGCTCGATAACCCAACGTACCTACTGACCAACCTCTCAGGGCAATTTATTCCCTGCCAACAACAGCAAACGCCCGATGGCGAGACGACGCTGCTACCGCAACATCCCCTGCCATCGGGCGTTTATCTGCTCACCGTCAGCAATGCAACACACCGCCTTACGAGGCGACTGGTTATTCGCTGA
- a CDS encoding AIR synthase-related protein, whose protein sequence is MTDRYAQRGVSADKEDVHNAIARLDKGLFPKAFCKIVPDILANDPAYCTIMHADGAGTKSSLAYLYWRETGDLSVWKGIAQDAVVMNTDDLLCVGALGPMLLSSTIGRNKNLIPGEVIAAIINGTEEVLQLLRDHGIDIYSTGGETADVGDLVRTIIVDSTVIARMPRADVISNDQIRPGDVIVGLASFGQATYETEYNGGMGSNGLTSARHDVLAHNLADRYPESFDPAVDQSLIYSGSKQLTDLVDVGNGQHVPAGKLILSPTRTYAPVVKTLIDQLRGQIHGMVHCSGGAQTKVLHFIDNLHVIKDNLFPAPPLFRLIQQESQTPWQEMYKVFNMGHRLEVYLAPEHAQTVIDIARSFGIDAQVIGHVEAASTKQVTVTSEFGTFTY, encoded by the coding sequence ATGACCGACCGTTATGCGCAACGGGGCGTTTCTGCCGACAAAGAAGACGTCCACAACGCCATTGCCCGCCTCGACAAAGGGCTCTTTCCGAAAGCGTTCTGCAAAATCGTCCCCGATATACTGGCCAACGACCCCGCCTACTGCACCATCATGCATGCCGACGGGGCCGGCACTAAATCGTCGCTGGCTTACCTCTACTGGCGCGAAACCGGTGACCTGAGCGTCTGGAAAGGCATTGCGCAGGACGCCGTCGTGATGAATACCGACGACCTGCTGTGCGTGGGCGCGCTGGGTCCCATGCTGCTCTCAAGCACCATCGGGCGCAACAAAAACCTTATTCCGGGCGAGGTAATCGCCGCCATCATCAACGGCACCGAAGAAGTGCTGCAATTGCTGCGCGACCACGGCATCGACATCTACAGCACTGGCGGCGAGACAGCCGACGTAGGCGATCTGGTCCGCACCATTATCGTCGACAGCACGGTTATTGCCCGCATGCCCCGCGCCGATGTCATCAGCAACGATCAGATACGGCCCGGCGACGTGATTGTGGGGCTGGCCTCTTTTGGGCAGGCGACCTACGAAACCGAGTACAACGGGGGTATGGGCAGCAACGGCCTGACCTCGGCCCGCCACGACGTGCTGGCACATAACCTCGCCGACCGATATCCCGAAAGCTTCGACCCGGCCGTCGACCAGTCACTGATCTATAGCGGCAGTAAGCAACTAACGGATTTAGTGGACGTCGGGAACGGGCAGCACGTACCGGCCGGGAAGCTGATTCTGTCGCCAACCCGGACCTACGCACCCGTGGTAAAAACGCTGATCGACCAACTGCGCGGTCAAATTCACGGCATGGTGCACTGCTCAGGTGGCGCCCAAACCAAGGTGCTGCACTTTATCGACAACCTGCACGTGATAAAAGACAACCTCTTCCCGGCTCCGCCGCTGTTCCGGTTGATTCAGCAGGAGAGCCAAACGCCCTGGCAGGAGATGTACAAGGTCTTCAATATGGGCCACCGACTGGAAGTGTACCTTGCCCCTGAACACGCGCAGACGGTTATCGACATCGCCCGTTCATTTGGTATCGATGCTCAGGTAATTGGCCACGTCGAAGCGGCCTCTACCAAACAAGTCACAGTAACCAGCGAATTCGGTACGTTTACATACTAA
- a CDS encoding Gfo/Idh/MocA family protein, with amino-acid sequence MNTTPPTRWAILGCGRIAHKFAQDLLILPNAKLVAVASTDQTRANDFAASYPHPDGSLPKALGTYEGLLELADQIDVVYIATRHVYHRANTLLCLNGGLAVLCEKPFGMDIGEVNQMLDVAEARQTFLMEALWSRFMPTVRQAKTWLDDGAIGQVLTIRADFGFKADYDPGNRLFNKALGGGSLLDIGIYPLFISYLINGVPATVQAAATLAPTGADEQCGMVLTYPNGAMAILNSTLLAATENTALIYGTEGTIRIHSRFHESTAVTLEKPDQELQTITFDRQTHGYNYEAQHVMDCLNEGLTESPLWSHADSRNLMTLLDDVRRAAGIVYE; translated from the coding sequence GTGAATACGACACCTCCTACCCGCTGGGCCATTCTTGGCTGTGGCCGAATTGCCCACAAATTTGCCCAGGACCTACTCATCCTCCCCAACGCCAAGCTCGTTGCGGTCGCCTCGACCGACCAAACCCGGGCCAACGACTTTGCCGCCAGCTACCCGCATCCCGACGGATCGCTGCCCAAGGCGCTGGGTACGTATGAAGGGTTGCTTGAGCTGGCCGATCAGATCGACGTGGTATACATTGCCACCCGGCACGTCTACCACCGCGCCAACACATTGCTGTGCCTGAACGGCGGGCTGGCGGTGCTCTGCGAAAAACCGTTCGGGATGGACATCGGCGAGGTCAACCAGATGCTCGATGTGGCCGAAGCGCGGCAGACGTTTCTGATGGAGGCACTCTGGAGCCGGTTTATGCCCACGGTTCGGCAGGCCAAAACGTGGCTCGACGACGGGGCTATCGGGCAGGTGCTCACCATCCGGGCCGATTTCGGCTTCAAAGCCGATTATGATCCCGGCAACCGGTTGTTCAACAAAGCGCTCGGCGGGGGCTCCCTGCTCGACATTGGCATTTATCCGCTGTTTATCAGCTACCTTATCAACGGCGTTCCCGCCACCGTGCAGGCGGCGGCCACCCTCGCCCCTACTGGCGCCGACGAACAATGCGGCATGGTGCTGACGTACCCCAACGGCGCCATGGCCATCCTGAACAGCACATTGCTGGCTGCGACCGAAAACACGGCGCTGATCTACGGCACCGAAGGCACCATCCGCATCCATAGCCGATTCCACGAGTCGACGGCGGTTACGCTCGAAAAACCCGACCAGGAACTGCAGACGATCACCTTCGATCGGCAGACGCATGGCTACAATTACGAAGCGCAGCACGTGATGGACTGCCTCAACGAAGGCCTCACCGAAAGCCCGCTGTGGAGCCATGCCGACAGCCGTAACCTGATGACCCTGCTCGACGATGTGCGCCGGGCAGCGGGTATCGTATACGAATAA
- a CDS encoding DUF481 domain-containing protein: MKRFLFAVLLLGTLPALSQTTEQTDPLRPSVPDSAQVAADSTKRAIDSTARGPAATRARRFDFKPELRYRLTVDGTFTTGNVNRSLLQMAGAFDVSVSKLAKLSTNPSFVYGRQNSLLNEREYFADTRLTMFYEERLYYLGFGSYERSNLRQILNRYTAAAGIGYKLLNQKRAYISLTNVVLREFTDYAELADINTWRNSARLFGEYTFGKDRWSIAHTVFYQPAIFQPEGAARNVRWNGSASVQYKFSANLSFRATFANSYESIVVPGRVNNDTRLTLGMTYERK; this comes from the coding sequence ATGAAACGCTTTCTTTTCGCGGTTCTGCTGCTGGGTACGTTACCGGCACTGAGCCAAACTACAGAACAAACAGACCCGTTACGTCCCTCGGTGCCCGACAGCGCGCAGGTTGCTGCCGACAGCACCAAACGTGCCATCGACTCCACGGCAAGGGGACCAGCGGCAACGCGCGCCCGCCGATTCGACTTCAAGCCGGAATTACGCTACCGCCTCACCGTCGACGGCACCTTCACGACGGGCAACGTCAATCGCTCATTATTGCAGATGGCGGGGGCTTTTGATGTGAGTGTGAGTAAGCTGGCCAAGCTGTCGACCAACCCCTCGTTTGTTTACGGACGCCAGAACAGCCTGCTCAACGAACGCGAATACTTCGCCGACACCCGGCTGACGATGTTTTACGAAGAGCGACTCTATTACCTGGGCTTCGGCTCGTATGAACGGAGCAATCTGCGGCAGATTCTGAACCGCTACACGGCCGCCGCGGGGATTGGCTACAAACTGCTGAATCAAAAACGGGCCTACATCTCGCTCACCAATGTGGTGCTGCGCGAATTTACCGACTACGCCGAACTGGCCGATATCAATACCTGGCGGAACTCGGCCCGGCTGTTTGGTGAATATACATTTGGCAAAGACCGCTGGAGCATCGCGCATACGGTTTTCTACCAACCCGCTATCTTTCAGCCCGAAGGTGCCGCCCGCAACGTGCGCTGGAATGGCAGCGCCAGTGTGCAGTACAAGTTCAGCGCCAACCTCAGCTTTCGGGCTACCTTCGCCAATTCGTACGAGAGCATCGTGGTGCCGGGCCGCGTCAACAACGATACCCGCCTCACGCTAGGCATGACCTACGAACGCAAGTAG
- a CDS encoding endonuclease/exonuclease/phosphatase family protein, protein MTTTEWGWLLYCLLITTISFIHLLRIDYWWVRIWDFPHTQLAALAAIGLSGWLFFVHDYRWPHWLAPAGVTAAMLYQAWLFWPYTPFHRRQVIRQRYPKGSQPVKDDPNSLLLMTANVLMTNTQCPKVLALAREHKPDLIMLLETNETWKRQLEPLEADYPYRILCPLENTYGMLFYSKLPFKDHELRFLVEDDIPSIRVDLELRSGHILHFYGVHPQPPSPTEHYRSTERDAELVLVGREARKQTGPVLVAGDLNDVAWSHTTRLFQRISGLLDPRVGRGLYSTFHAEYFFLRWPLDHVFVSHHFRLRTLRRLPACGSDHFPILLGLTYNPDPKRADDIPEPEGDDLEEAREIVEKSREGY, encoded by the coding sequence ATGACAACCACGGAATGGGGCTGGCTACTCTACTGCCTGCTCATCACCACCATCTCCTTCATTCACCTGCTTCGTATCGACTATTGGTGGGTACGTATCTGGGATTTCCCACACACGCAGCTCGCCGCCCTGGCAGCCATTGGGCTGAGCGGCTGGCTCTTTTTCGTGCATGACTACCGTTGGCCGCATTGGCTGGCACCGGCAGGCGTGACGGCGGCAATGCTCTATCAGGCGTGGTTGTTCTGGCCGTATACGCCCTTTCACCGGCGGCAGGTGATCCGGCAGCGCTACCCCAAAGGGAGTCAGCCTGTGAAGGATGACCCAAACTCATTGCTGCTGATGACGGCCAACGTGCTGATGACCAACACGCAATGCCCAAAAGTACTGGCGCTGGCCCGCGAGCATAAACCCGATCTGATTATGCTCCTGGAAACCAACGAGACCTGGAAGCGTCAGCTGGAGCCGCTGGAGGCCGATTACCCCTACCGCATTTTGTGCCCGCTGGAAAACACCTACGGCATGCTGTTCTATTCCAAACTGCCGTTTAAAGACCATGAACTGCGGTTTTTGGTCGAAGATGACATTCCGTCGATCCGGGTGGATCTGGAACTGCGCTCGGGGCATATTCTGCACTTTTACGGTGTTCACCCGCAGCCACCCAGCCCAACTGAACATTACCGGTCGACCGAGCGCGACGCCGAACTGGTGCTGGTTGGTCGGGAGGCGCGCAAACAGACCGGCCCCGTACTGGTAGCAGGCGATCTGAACGACGTGGCCTGGTCGCACACCACCCGCCTGTTCCAGCGCATCAGCGGTCTGCTCGATCCGCGCGTGGGTCGCGGGCTATACAGCACGTTTCACGCCGAGTATTTCTTTTTGCGCTGGCCCCTCGACCACGTCTTTGTCTCGCATCATTTCCGGCTGCGCACTCTTCGCCGCCTGCCCGCCTGCGGCTCCGACCATTTCCCCATTCTGCTTGGCCTGACGTATAACCCCGACCCCAAACGGGCCGACGATATCCCTGAACCCGAAGGTGATGATCTGGAAGAAGCCCGCGAGATCGTCGAAAAAAGCCGCGAGGGGTATTAA
- the purE gene encoding 5-(carboxyamino)imidazole ribonucleotide mutase, translated as MKVGIIMGSLSDQPVMQEAADALTELGVEWEMDVVSAHRTPEKMVEYAKTARSRGLCAVVAGAGGAAHLPGMVASLTSLPVIGVPVKSSNSIDGWDSVLSILQMPAGVPVATVALNGAKNAGILAAQIAATADPALAARLDAYKEGLKEKVVVMSQELKKRSQ; from the coding sequence ATGAAAGTAGGAATTATCATGGGAAGCCTCTCTGACCAACCGGTTATGCAGGAGGCCGCCGACGCGCTCACCGAACTGGGCGTCGAGTGGGAAATGGATGTTGTATCGGCGCACCGCACGCCCGAAAAAATGGTCGAGTACGCCAAAACCGCCCGCAGCCGGGGGCTTTGTGCCGTGGTAGCTGGCGCGGGCGGCGCGGCGCACCTGCCCGGTATGGTAGCCTCGCTGACGAGCCTGCCCGTCATTGGCGTCCCCGTCAAATCGAGCAACTCCATCGACGGCTGGGATTCGGTCCTGTCGATTCTGCAAATGCCGGCGGGCGTTCCCGTGGCGACGGTTGCCCTTAACGGCGCCAAAAATGCCGGTATCCTGGCCGCCCAGATTGCCGCCACCGCCGACCCCGCGCTGGCCGCCCGGCTCGACGCCTACAAAGAAGGGTTGAAAGAGAAGGTGGTGGTGATGAGCCAAGAGCTGAAGAAACGCTCGCAGTAA
- a CDS encoding LysM peptidoglycan-binding domain-containing protein has protein sequence MEDSTKNPRPTANTSLPLITLLVLVGLIGALLYIGYDSLADDTGNAKELTNVPLDTTDLALTGQTDNPEDLLPDTSNTPAPVDLSQAPAPVDSSVADRSAGNVPDNDEGDAVDEAKPEKKPEAPAKPKGPTSNYTVGDGETFYGVANRMNMKVATLKALNPGVSENDIKSGVTKLKVRVKAIHTVGPGDVLRVVAEKYGVSKEAIMKANRKTKDFAARGEKLIIPLPEKE, from the coding sequence ATGGAGGATTCTACGAAAAACCCCCGCCCAACGGCCAATACGTCGCTGCCCCTTATTACGCTGCTGGTGCTGGTGGGCCTCATTGGTGCGTTGTTGTACATTGGCTACGACAGCCTGGCCGACGATACCGGCAATGCCAAAGAACTGACCAACGTGCCGCTGGATACGACCGACCTGGCGTTAACGGGCCAAACCGATAACCCCGAAGACCTGCTACCCGATACCAGCAACACCCCCGCCCCCGTGGATCTGTCGCAGGCCCCGGCGCCCGTAGATAGCAGCGTGGCCGACCGCTCGGCGGGCAACGTACCTGATAACGACGAAGGCGATGCCGTCGACGAAGCTAAGCCCGAAAAGAAACCCGAGGCCCCGGCCAAGCCCAAAGGACCCACGTCGAACTACACGGTGGGTGATGGCGAAACGTTTTACGGCGTAGCCAACCGAATGAACATGAAAGTGGCCACGCTGAAAGCCCTGAATCCGGGCGTGTCGGAAAACGATATCAAATCGGGCGTCACGAAACTGAAGGTACGGGTAAAGGCCATCCACACGGTCGGGCCGGGCGACGTACTGCGCGTGGTTGCCGAGAAGTACGGTGTCAGCAAGGAAGCGATCATGAAGGCCAACCGCAAAACGAAGGACTTTGCCGCCCGGGGCGAAAAGCTCATCATCCCCCTACCCGAAAAAGAGTAG